Genomic window (Acidobacteriota bacterium):
ATAACGATCGATCTGAATGCGGATGTGGGCGAGCGCCCCGAGGCGCTGGTTGACGGCATCGAGGCGGCGCTGCTCCGGCAGGTCACCTCGGTCAACATCGCCTGCGGCGGTCACGCCGGCGACGCCGCCACCATGATCGCGACGGTGCGGCTGGCGCTGGCGGCGGGCACCGCCATCGGCGCCCACCCTGGTTACCCGGATCCCCTGCATTTCGGCCGGTCGGTTCTGGCCATGGAGCCGCCGGCGCTCCGCGACAGCCTGATCGAGCAGATCCGGGCGCTGGCCGGGATCGCGGCCGCCGCCGGCGCCGGCCTGGTGCACGTCAAACCGCACGGCGCGCTCTACAACCTGGCGGCGCGCGATGCGGCCACGGCCCGCCTCGTCGCCGAATCGGTGGCGGCGGTCGACCCGGGGCTCGTGCTGGTGGGGCTGGCCGGTTCCGCCCTGCTGGCGGCCGGTGAGGCGGCAGGATTGGTGGTGGCCGGCGAGGCGTTCGTGGAGCGGCGCTACGAGGCGGACGGGACGTTGCGGGACCGCCGCCACGCCGATGCCCTGATCCACGATCCGGGCGAGGCCGCCGCCCAGGCCGTCCGGATCGCCTGCGACGGCCAAGTGACGGCCGTCGACGGCACGGTGGTGCCGGTGGACGCCCGGACCCTGTGCATCCACGGTGACTCCCCCGGTGCCGCGGCGATCGCCGCTGCGGTGCGCCAGGCGCTGACCGGCGCCGGCGTGGTATTGGCACCGGTGAGAGTGAACAGATAGAGAACAGAAGTTAGGAGATAGTGGACAGGAGTTTCTCGTGCTCGTAATTCGTACTCGTGATCATTATTCGGAATCGAGGCTGGAGGCTCGTTCTCGATCCACATGTTTATGCCGTCGAGTGACTGAAAGTTGTTCGTTGTTGATCGATTGTCGATCTGTCTGCCGTTTCCCGTCTGCCGTCTCCATTCACTCGAGCCCCGAGTCGACCCGCCGCCACGAATCGACAGCCGTCTGTTCTCACTATTTACGATTTACTATTCAATGTTCACCGCGCGCCGTTCATACCCAATCCGCTGCCTTTTCCCTTGACG
Coding sequences:
- a CDS encoding LamB/YcsF family protein, with the protein product MAITIDLNADVGERPEALVDGIEAALLRQVTSVNIACGGHAGDAATMIATVRLALAAGTAIGAHPGYPDPLHFGRSVLAMEPPALRDSLIEQIRALAGIAAAAGAGLVHVKPHGALYNLAARDAATARLVAESVAAVDPGLVLVGLAGSALLAAGEAAGLVVAGEAFVERRYEADGTLRDRRHADALIHDPGEAAAQAVRIACDGQVTAVDGTVVPVDARTLCIHGDSPGAAAIAAAVRQALTGAGVVLAPVRVNR